A stretch of Phoenix dactylifera cultivar Barhee BC4 chromosome 16, palm_55x_up_171113_PBpolish2nd_filt_p, whole genome shotgun sequence DNA encodes these proteins:
- the LOC103710180 gene encoding protein argonaute MEL1-like — MSRRGGGGRRGGGDYYREAQPGAPSSGQRGGGRSGRGGGGRGRGGGGGGRGGYGEGYAPPPRAQEERRRPTDPPPSSVSATVSSSSLSQDVDRQLSLREPEEAGTSCATSPPPPPASSLSSSSAGTPPASSKALRHPPRPGFGLVGRRCVVKANHFLVEVADKDLCHYDVSINPESISKTSNRNVISELVTLYKDSHLGRRMPVYDGRKSLYTAGPLPFTSKNFVVKLPDIGRDGSVRGEKEYNVTIRLAGRPDLHHLQEFLRGRQMDAPQETIQVLDVVLRESPSTNYTGVSRSFFSPRFGDPKDIGDGIEFWRGYYQSLRPTQMGSSLNVDISATTFYKSAPVVDFVFEYLNLRDGARPLSNSDRIKIKKVLRGLKVEATHRRELRIRYRITGITSMPMSQLTFDAGEGSANISVVQYFRQRYNCFLKHVNWPCLQAGSDSRPIYLPMEVCTIMEGQRYGKKLTERQVTEMLRFTCKRPQDREKNILEVVTQNNYNGDKYAKEFGIKVRNQLAAVDARILPPPKLKYHDSGREKLCSPAVGQWNMINKKMVNGGTIEYWTCLNFSRLRPNDVFQFCNDLVGMCNDKGMVFNPEPFTGIQSARPDNMETALRDVHYQSTERLSCRGKHIQLLIVVLPDISGYYGKIKRVCDTELGIVSQCCLPRHVSRGNKQYLENVALKINVKAGGRNTVLDDALHNNIPFVTDQPTIIYGADVTHPAPGEDSPSIAAVVASMDWPEVTKYRGLVSAQEHRKEMIQDLYTVKQDPQKGYVHGGMIRELLLSFYRAVNRKPYRIIFYRDGVSESQFADVLLHEMDAIRKACASLEEGYLPPVTFIVVQKRHHTRLFPQVHGDRNSTDRSGNILPGTVVDTKICHPTEFDFYLCSHAGIQGTSRPTHYHVLVDENRFSADRLQMLTNNLCYTYARCTRSVSVVPPAYYAHLAAFRARYYVEADPSDGGSTSVGGSRTRDTSSVVRQLPQIKDNVKDVMFFC; from the exons ATGTCGAGGCGGGGCGGGGGCGGCCGCCGGGGAGGCGGCGATTACTACAGGGAGGCGCAGCCCGGAGCTCCGTCCTCCGGACAGCGAGGAGGAGGCCGGAGCGGTAGAGGCGGAGGAGGCAGAGGAcggggcggcggcggaggcggccGTGGTGGCTATGGAGAAGGGTACGCTCCGCCGCCCCGAGCGCAGGAGGAGCGCCGGAGGCCGACTGATCCTCCGCCGTCATCTGTGTCCGCGACCGTTTCCTCCTCGTCCTTGAGTCAGGACGTGGATCGGCAGCTTTCACTTAGGGAACCGGAGGAGGCCGGAACATCTTGTGCGacttcgccgccgccgccgcctgcaTCGTCGTTGTCGTCGTCGTCGGCGGGGACTCCTCCGGCGTCGAGCAAGGCGCTGCGGCATCCACCTAGGCCGGGGTTCGGCCTGGTTGGGAGGAGGTGCGTCGTGAAGGCGAACCACTTCCTCGTGGAAGTGGCGGACAAGGACTTGTGTCATTATGAT GTTTCAATCAACCCAGAATCGATATCCAAGACTAGCAATAGAAACGTAATCAGCGAGCTTGTGACGTTGTATAAGGACTCCCACTTAGGCAGGCGGATGCCTGTTTACGATGGAAGGAAAAGCTTGTACACTGCTGGCCCTCTGCCATTTACGTCCAAGAATTTCGTGGTAAAATTGCCCGACATCGGTCGAGACGGCAGTGTTAG gggagagaaggaatacaatgTGACGATTAGGTTGGCTGGGCGGCCTGATCTCCACCATCTCCAAGAGTTCTTACGTGGGAGGCAGATGGATGCCCCTCAAGAAACTATTCAAGTTCTTGACGTGGTTCTGAGGGAATCACCTTCGACAAA CTATACTGGTGTGTCAAGGTCATTCTTTTCTCCCCGGTTTGGGGATCCAAAGGATATCGGGGATGGCatagaattttggaggggttACTACCAAAGTCTTCGGCCCACGCAGATGGGATCTTCTCTGAACGTTG ACATCTCTGCAACAACGTTTTATAAGTCTGCACCTGTCGTTGACTTCGTTTTTGAGTATCTCAACCTTCGTGATGGCGCAAGGCCCTTATCTAACTCAGACCGCATTAAG ATAAAGAAAGTCCTAAGAGGGCTAAAAGTTGAGGCCACTCACAGGAGAGAATTAAGGATACGCTATAGGATCACAGGGATAACCTCGATGCCGATGAGTCAATTGAC GTTTGATGCTGGAGAAGGGTCAGCAAATATTTCTGTTGTCCAATATTTTAGACAACGGTATAACTGCTTTCTCAAGCATGTTAATTGGCCCTGTCTTCAAGCTGGCAGTGATAGTAGGCCAATCTACTTGCCAATGGAG GTGTGCACCATTATGGAAGGTCAGAGGTACGGAAAGAAGCTGACTGAACGGCAAGTAACTGAAATGTTGAGATTTACATGCAAACGCCCTCAAGACAGGGAGAAGAATATCCTGGAG GTGGTGACTCAAAACAATTACAATGGTGATAAGTATGCAAAAGAGTTTGGAATCAAGGTTAGAAATCAGCTTGCTGCAGTTGATGCCCGGATCTTGCCTCCTCCAAAG CTAAAATATCATGACTCCGGGAGAGAGAAGCTGTGTAGTCCTGCTGTTGGTCAGTGGAACATGATCAACAAG AAAATGGTTAATGGTGGAACTATAGAGTACTGGACATGTTTGAATTTTTCACGTCTTCGCCCAAATGATGTCTTTCAGTTTTGCAATGATCTGGTTGGGATGTGTAATGACAAAGGGATG GTATTCAATCCAGAACCATTTACTGGCATCCAGTCTGCCCGGCCCGATAATATGGAAACTGCTCTAAGAGATGTCCATTATCAATCTACAGAAAGACTATCTTGCCGGGGGAAACATATCCAGTTGCTGATTGTTGTTCTGCCTGACATCAGTGGCTATTATG GAAAAATCAAGCGGGTATGTGATACTGAGCTTGGCATTGTATCACAATGCTGCTTACCAAGGCATGTATCTAGGGGAAACAAGCAGTATCTTGAAAATGTTGCTTTGAAAATCAATGTTAAG GCTGGTGGGCGCAACACGGTTCTTGATGATGCCCTTCATAATAACATTCCCTTTGTAACAGACCAGCCAACAATTATATATGGTGCTGACGTGACACATCCAGCTCCAGGAGAAGATTCTCCTTCAATTGCAGCA GTAGTTGCTTCTATGGACTGGCCAGAGGTCACAAAGTACAGAGGTCTAGTCTCTGCCCAAGAGCATAGAAAGGAGATGATACAGGATCTTTATACGGTAAAACAGGATCCACAAAAGGGTTATGTACATGGTGGCATGATAAG GGAGTTATTGCTTTCTTTCTATAGAGCGGTGAATCGGAAGCCATATAGAATTATATTCTACAG GGATGGTGTCAGTGAAAGTCAATTTGCCGATGTATTGCTTCATGAGATGGATGCAATACGGAAG GCTTGTGCCTCTTTAGAGGAAGGCTACCTGCCTCCTGTCACGTTTATTGTGGTACAGAAGAGGCATCACACTCGCCTGTTTCCTCAAGTCCATGGGGATCGAAATTCAACGGACAGAAGCGGAAACATATTACCAG GAACTGTGGTGGACACAAAGATTTGTCACCCGACAGAGTTTGACTTCTATCTCTGTAGCCATGCTGGCATAcag GGGACCAGCAGACCAACACATTATCATGTACTGGTGGATGAGAATCGTTTTTCTGCCGATAGATTGCAGATGTTAACTAATAATCTTTGTTATAC GTACGCTCGCTGCACTCGTTCTGTTTCAGTCG TTCCCCCTGCATATTATGCACATTTGGCTGCTTTTCGTGCTCGGTACTATGTGGAAGCTGATCCCTCCGATGGAGGATCGACGTCAGTAGGAGGGTCCAGGACTAGGGATACGTCTTCTGTGGTGCGCCAGCTGCCGCAGATCAAGGACAACGTTAAAGATGTTatgtttttttgttaa
- the LOC103722304 gene encoding cactin yields the protein MGKRESEREGRRERSSRRRRTPSSSEDDDSSATASESPPRRRRRSHHGDHESSRRRRRRRSRGRSSRDTTGSSDSDSEDLHGRRRKRSSREITEEEIKEYMAKKAQKKALKVAKKLKSNAVSGYSNDSNPFGDSNLTEKFVWRKKIERDVGQGQPLDISVKAEKKRQRERMAEIEKVKKRREERAIEKAQHEEEMAMLARERARAEFQDWEKKEEEFHFDQSKTRSEIRLREGRMKPIDILSKNLNGSEDFDIEINEPYMVFKGLTVKEMEELHDDIKMHLDMDRATQTHTEYWEALMVICDWELGEARKRDALDRARVRGEEPPADVLAEERGLHLSIETDVKDLLEGKTFNELVSMQRQIELQMRSGTAKVVEYWEAVLKRLQIFKAKACLREIHASLLRKHLDRLEQPVEAEQGLETDNEIKFKEEDAVPDAADAKAYSPEPAVDEPRDEPEEEAGSFSPELLHDDEDEVAIDPEEDRADLDRKREAVVVEQQRRIQEAMAAKTSTPDDMELKAMKAMGAMEEGDAVFGSGAEVNLDSQVYWWHDKYRPRKPKYFNRVHTGYEWNKYNQTHYDHDNPPPKIVQGYKFNIFYPDLVDKSKAPTYTIEKDGSNGETCLIRFHAGPPYEDIAFRIVNKEWEYSHKKGFKCTFERGILHVYFNFKRYRYRR from the exons ATGGGGAAACGCGAAAGCGAGAGGGAGGGCCGGAGAGAGCGCTCATCGCGGCGGCGAAGGACGCCGTCCTCGTCGGAAGATGACGATTCTTCCGCAACGGCGTCAGAGTCCCCTccgaggaggcggcggcggagccACCACGGCGACCACGAGAGCAGcaggcggaggcggcggcggaggagccgCGGCCGCTCCTCCAGGGACACCACCGGCTCGTCAGACTCCGACTCCGAGGACCTCCATGGAAGGCGCCGGAAGAGGTCGTCTAGAGAGATCACCGAGGAGGAGATTAAGGAGTATATGGCCAAGAAAGCCCAGAAGAAG GCATTGAAGGTGGCCAAGAAGCTGAAATCGAATGCGGTTTCTGGTTATTCCAATGATTCTAATCCCTTCGGTGACTCCAACCTTACGGAGAA ATTTGTATGGCGAAAGAAGATAGAGCGTGATGTTGGTCAAGGCCAACCTTTGGACATATCTGTCAAAGCTGAAAAGAAGAGGCAAAGGGAACGGATG GCAGAAATTGAAAAAGttaagaaaaggagagaggaaagGGCAATCGAAAAGGCACAGCATGAGGAGGAGATG GCAATGCTAGCCAGGGAACGAGCTCGGGCTGAGTTTCAGGactgggagaagaaagaagaagag ttccattttgatcaaagcAAGACGAGATCTGAGATTAGATTGCGTGAAGGGCGCATGAAACCTATCGATATACTTTCCAAGAATCTCAATGGTTCCGaagattttgatattgaaataaATGAACCTTACATGGTATTCAAG GGGTTAACGGTGAAGGAAATGGAAGAGCTTCATGATGACATCAAAATGCATCTGGATATGGACAGAGCAACTCAGACACATACTGAGTATTGGGAG GCACTAATGGTAATCTGTGACTGGGAGCTTGGTGAGGCTCGGAAAAGAGATGCACTAGATCGAGCTAGGGTACGTGGTGAGGAGCCACCTGCTGACGTCCTTGCAGAAGAAAGGGGTCTCCATTTGAGCATTGAGACAGATGTGAAGGATCTCTTAGAAGGGAAAACATTCAATGAGTTGGTGTCCATGCAACGTCAGATCGAGTTACAGATGCGCTCAGGCACAGCCAAGGTTGTTGAGTATTGGGAAGCTGTTTTGAAGCGCCTTCAGATATTTAAGGCAAAG GCTTGTTTAAGGGAAATCCATGCTTCTCTGTTGAGAAAGCATCTAGACCGTTTAGAGCAACCTGTGGAGGCTGAACAGGGTTTGGAAACAGATAACGAAATTAAGTTTAAAGAGGAAGATGCGGTGCCTGATGCAGCAG ATGCAAAGGCCTATTCTCCTGAACCTGCAGTTGATGAGCCAAGAGATGAGCCAGAAGAAGAGGCAGGTTCCTTTTCACCTGAGCTCTTgcatgatgatgaagatgaagtGGCAATTGATCCTGAAGAGGATAGAGCTGATCTG GATCGGAAACGTGAGGCTGTAGTAGTAGAGCAACAGAGAAGGATTCAGGAAGCAATGGCAGCAAAGACAAGCACACCCGATGATATGGAGCTGAAAGCAATGAAAGCAATGGGAGCTATGGAGGAAGGTGATGCAGTGTTTGGTTCTGGCGCTGAAGTAAATCTGGATTCACAG GTGTACTGGTGGCATGATAAATACCGTCCAAGAAAGCCCAAGTATTTCAATAGGGTTCACACTGGTTATGAGTGGAACAAGTATAACCAAACACATTATGATCATGACAATCCCCCTCCTAAAATTGTACAGGGCtacaaatttaatattttttacccTGATCTCGTTGACAAATCAAAAGCTCCAACTTACACTATTGAGAAGGATGGAAGTAATGGTGAGACATGCCTCATAAGATTTCATGCAGGGCCTCCATATGAGGATATT GCCTTCCGTATTGTGAATAAGGAATGGGAATATTCTCACAAGAAGGGTTTCAAATGTACATTTGAGCGGGGCATTCTACATGTGTATTTCAACTTCAAGCGCTATCGCTACCGCAGGTAA